The Candidatus Nitronereus thalassa genome includes the window TGGTCTCTAATCGTTGGCAGAAGACCTTGATAGTTTTATTGAACAAGAATAGCGCCGTATCTTTTGGGGAGGCAGCAATAGCCGACTCGGCGGCTTTCTGGATATCTGAGCTTGAAAGGGAAAACTTCTTTACCACGTACTCAGCATCCTCCAGATCGATCTCTGTTCCGCACCGAAGTTTGGCAATCACAAAGTCTGTGGGTGCAAGAAGACGCAGGGTTAGTCCTGAATCTTGGCAAAAGGTTGTTGTCCGATCTCGATAACCAGGTGGCATGGCGACAACAGACCATCCTGACATGTTTTCCCCGAGGTCAGCTGGCACTTGTCGCTTTTGAAGAAATTCGACAAGTTCATTTAATTGCCCAACGAGTTCCCCATCGACATTCATCGTCACTCGATCCGTCAATCCATAGGCTTGGAGTGCAAGTTCACCGACGAGAATGAGATCAACACTCGTACCAGTTTGCCGAACGTACTGGGTTAATTCTTGAATAATCTTGTCAATATTGAGTGGTAACAAATCGAAGGGCCTCGGCGAAGGTTCGATATTCTCGAAAATCTATGGGGCCAGGATCATGGGGAAGGGACTCTCGCGAGAGAATGGCATTCAGTACGCTTCGATACGAGGTATACCAACGACAGGCCTTGGTATACGCTTCTCGCACCTCTGGAAGATGTTGCCAGGAAGGAACATCAAGACGCTCATTGACCAAAATTTCGAGCCATAATAATCGGAGAGCCCGAGGCATTCGAAGCGCGTCTTCAATCGAATCCACCCCTGCATAGGCTGGAAGAAGTTTCAATTTGGTAGCGGAGACACTCGTCGGTTTATTCAACATTGGCAAAGTGCATGGAATCGAAAACAGCAAAGCAAGCGGACTCACTCATAACACATTCGAAGTCAGAAAGTTTTTAGAGTCAAATTCATTCGTTTCTCTCCCAATACCATTCCACGGTTTTTCGGATGCCATCCTCGAAACTGTGGGCCGGTTGCCAACCGAGTTCGGTTTGGATTTTTCGCGAATCAATGGCGTATCGCCAATCATGACCTGGCCGGTCTTTGACGAAACTGATTAATGACAAAATCTTGTCGGGGGTCTCACCAGTGACCTTGGCCACAGTTCGACATAACAACGTGGCAATATCGAGGTTGCTCCAATGGTTCGAGCCGCCAATATTGTAAGTCTCGCCAATTCTTCCCTTCTCAATCACCTTCCAAATCCCGACACAGTGATCTTCCACATAGAGCCAGTCCCGAAAATTCGAACCATCACCATACACCGGTATTGGCTGCCCTTTTAGACAGGCGCGAATAACCGTAGGCATAAACTTCTCCGAATGTTGGTACGGCCCATAATTGTTTGAACAATTGGTCGTGGTGGTTGGCAATAGATATGTATGCTGATACGCCCGTACAAAATGGTCCGCAGCGGCCTTACTCGCAGAATAGGGAGAGTTGGGCGCATATGACGTGGTTTCCGTAAACGGGGGATCACCAGGCCCTAGCGTCCCATACACTTCGTCGGTGGAAATATGATGGAAGCGGCATCGCGCCTCATCCCAATGTTGATGCTCTAACCAGTATTTTCGCGCTTCTTCTAATAAGGTAAAGGTGCCTTGCACGTTCGTACGAATAAAGGCCTCGGGGCCAGCGATGGAACGGTCGACATGAGACTCCGCAGCGAAATGTACGATTGTGTCAATCGCATGCTCCTGCAACAGACAACTGACCAAGTCATGGTCACAGATATCGCCATGCACAAACGTGTGTCGATTGGGATCTGGCAGATTGACAAGATTCTCCTCCGAGCCGGCATAGGTCAACGCATCAAGATTCACGACCTTCACGGCGTTGTTGACGTAAAGCACATAACGAACGAAGTTGGAGCCGATGAATCCGGCCCCACCTGTCACGAGGATGGTACGCGGAGTAAATCCGGACATGCCATAAGCTCCTTAATACAGTAATGCACACGATCTTCCCATGGCAGCGCCTGGATACCAAACACGCGCTGAATTTTGCTGGAGTCGAGCACAGAATATGCTGGTCGCTTGACCACGGCAGGATAATCATCCGACATGATCGGCACAATGGGCTTGTTTGAAAATGACGATACCTGTTTCGCCTGCTCCACCGCTGCCTTTGCAAAACCATACCATGTCGTATGGCCACCGCCACACAGATGATACGTCCCCCACGGTTCATGATGGCCATCCAAAATCGCCTTCGTCACAATCACGATCGCAGACGCAAGATCTCTTGCCCACGTGGGAGACCCGGTTTGATCCTGAACAATTCGCAACTCTTCCCCATTCATAGCCTTGCGGAGAACGGTCTTTAAAAAGTTTCGCCCCCAAACGCTATAGAGCCAGGCGGTTCGAAGAATAATGTGTTTGGGCTGATGGTGTCGAACACATTCCTCCCCTTCCCATTTACTTCGCCCATACACACCAAGGGGAGATACCGGATCATCTTCACGATAAGGCCGACGGCTCTTCCCATCAAACACATAATCGGTGGAAACATGAACCAGAGGGATATCGAGACGATGGCTTTCCTTAGTCAAGGTTTGAACGCCATCGCGGTTCACGGAAAATGCCACATCCGGGTTCGATTCGGCTTGGTCAACATCGGTATACCCGGCAGCGTTGATAACGAAAGATGGCGTTTGATGAAGGAGAGCATTTCTCACGGTGTCGGGGTTACACAAGTCCATGACGGGACGACCGACACCCACGACATCGATTCCAGCTGCACTGAAGCTCTCCCGTAACTCCTGGGCGAGCATGCCCTGCTTTCCGACGACAAGAATTTTCACGGGGAGAGATCGAACAAGGGAAGAGTGGTTTTGGAAACATCCTTCAGATTGGGCAATAATCGGTCCTTTTCCGAAACTGTGGGTGCCGAGATGGGCCAGGTAATCTTCAGCATTTCATCATCCCACCGAATGCCATATTCATCGTTGGGTTCGTAAAAGTCGGTACAGAGATACTGCACATCGGCGATTTCAGAAATCACACCATAGCCGTGAGCAAACCCAGGAGGAATGTACAGTTGCACATGATTGACATCCGACAACTCCTCACCGACCCACTGACCAAACGTTGGTGATCCTACCCGGATATCCACCACGACATCGAAAATTTCCCCTCTGGTGACCCAGACCAATTTTCCTTGCGGATGCTTCAGCTGATAGTGCAATCCTCGAATGACATCTCGTTGAGATTGCGCGAAATTGGATTGCACAAACGGACCGGAGATATCGGCTTTTTGATAGCGGTTCGCCTGCCAGGTTTCGAAAAACAGACCTCGGCTATCACCAAACACCTGTGGTTCGATTCGCAGCACTCCCGGCAATCTCGTTTCCACAATTTTCATGAAGGTTTGACGCCCCTGGGATTGAGCACTCTCAGCACATACTCCCCATAACTTGTCCCGGCCATGTCATCCGCTAATCGATTCAGCTGCTCGGCATCAATATAGCCCATGCGATAAGCCACCTCTTCCACACAACCAATCTTTAATCCCTGACGGCGTTCCATCACTTCGATGAAATTCGCCGCATCAAGCAACGACTCCGATGTCCCCATATCCAGCCACGCGACACCGCGTCCCCAGAGTCTTACCCGCAAGGCACCTTGCTTTAAATACGTCTTATTGACATCCGTAATTTCCAACTCCCCGCGCGCCGAGGGTTGTAATTGGGAAGCGATATCCACCACTTGATTATCATAAAAGTACAATCCGGTGACGGCATAATGAGACTTAGGATCCTTTGGCTTTTCCTCCAATCCGATCGCTCGGCCTTTGGCATCTACCTCAACGATCCCATAGCGTTCAGGATCTTTGACCAAGTACCCAAACACCGTAGCCCCTTTTGTTTCCTGTGCTTCCTGCTGAAGGATCGATGAGAGGCCATGCCCATAGAAAATATTATCGCCCAAAATAAGCGAAACACCATCCTGCCCAATGAACCCTTTCCCAATGATGAAGGCTTGAGCAAGCCCACCGGGGTGAGGCTGCTCAGCATAAGCGAACTGCACCCCCCATTGCCGACCATCTTTTAACAACTGACGAAACAGCGGCAAATGCTCTGGGGTTCCAATTATTAAGATGTCGCGAATCCCAGCCAGCATCAACGTCGACAGCGGATAATAGATCATCGGCTTGTCGTACACCGGCAAGATCTGCTTACTGATGGCGCTTGTGAGTGGATACAGGCGACTGCCCGTGCCCCCCGCGAGGATAATTCCCTTCATGGATGTTTCCAACTCCCCTTATTACCCATCTTCGATTCTTCTATGAGTGTCAAAAATTTTCTCAGAATCGCGAACCACACGAACCAGGACAATCTTGTGCTTCCCTCGATTGAGGTAGCGAAATCGCTCTACCTTCAAAGCTACCTGTGCCCCCTCCAATTTTGCAAATTGCTCATAAGTCATGAGGATCACAACCTGGCCTTTCCGGATCACCAGTTCCCGAAGTTCCTGGACCGCCTGGCCAAATTCTTTTTGATAGCCAATGATATTCGCCCCTGGGTGACGATATTGCCAATAGTATAAATCTTCATCGCCGCGCCAATCCCAATGCTGAAACGTCAGAATAAAATCGTTGGGATGGGGCAGCAAGGCTTTGGTTTCCAGAAACATCGTTCGCGGAGAACCCGCCATATCCATGGCAGGCAAAAGAAAGCCAATAATGCCAAGCATCCATCCAGCGGCGATAACTCCTAGGCCCTTCAGTGCAATGTGAATACGGGAGGAAATCACGTGCCACATGAGCCACAGGGTTAATCCAATCATCACCATAATATAGGGTAAAGGAAAGGCTTCAAGCGATATCCCACGCTGCCATTCTAAAATTGCCGGACCAGCAACCAGCCCCACCACGTTGACAAGGCAAAAGATGCCAAGCAGGATCTTCAACAGGCGTTCGCATTGAATCTTCTGCCGAGGATCGGCAAGCACCGAATGATAAAAATACCCAATCGCTAACGCGACCGGCGGCACGATCGGCAACAAGTACCGCTCGGTTTTTCCATGAGCGACGCTAAAGGCCGCGAAGTAGGCCAACATCCATACCAATAAAAAAAGCTCTTTGGACTTAGGACCAAAGGGCCGCGCATACCAGAGCAAGACAAACGTCGAGGGGATCAACACTGACCAGGGAAAAAAATCAAACCACATCACTCTCAAATAGTAGTGAAACGGCTGATTCCCTATAGTGTCGGTTACCACACGATCTAAACTTTCCTTAAAGAAAAAGTTCTCGCGGAACTCCGGGCCTAAGACCCAATAGTAAGGAACCACCATCGCGAGAAAGACAAAGAGGCCAACGTACACAGGCCAGCGTCGCAGCGCACTCCATTCCCATTGCCACGCGAAATACACCAGCAGCGTGAGACTGGGGAGCAACAGCGCATGCGCCGCCTTAAACATCGTCCCTCCCGCGAGGAACACAAATCCGACGACATACCACCAACTTTGTTTTTCAAGAAAATACGCGCGTGCCCAGCAATACATACCCGCGGTCATAAAAAAAGTCAGCCCTGGGTCCATCAAGACCAATCGCCCATACCAGTAAAAAAGAAAGGTGGTAGCTACCACGACCCCCGCCCAAAACCCAGCCAATGGGGAAAATAGAATCACACCCAAATGATAGGTCAGCAACAGCGTCCCCAAACTGAACATCGACTCGGGAAGGCGCAACGCCACTTCGATACTTCCAACCAAAGGCGTGAAATATGTCGAGGCCAATGACTCCATCCAAAAAAACAGTGGGGGCTTATTCAAATAGCGTTGGCCATACAATTCCAAATGAAAAGGGTTCGCTTGCGTAAACGTTCGATCGATAATCGCCGCATACAAGCCCTCGTCCTCCACAAACAGCGAAATGTCGAGATGCCACAGGACCGAAAGCAGGCCAAGCCCCAACACCACACAAAATTGCAAACTCTTTTGATTCATCCAGAAAACAACCTGTGATTGGCAAAACGCCAGAAGGATATTAATGGATACAATGCACCGTCACGTGACCGGCTGGGCACTGTATCACATTGGGTCAACACCGCACAGACATAGCGCTCAAGAAAGGTGGGAGATCAAGATGCCGAAGTTTTGAGTTGAAAAGTGATGCAAAAGAATGGACAATTACTACGGGTATTTAATTAGGTTGTGAGAGGACCACCATGTTTCACCGAAATAAGACCAAGCTTAGCATCAAACTCATGCTCCTCTTTGCGGGACTGCTCTTGCCGGGATGCAGCGTCATTGAAACCGGATGGAACATTACCAAAGGAACCGTCAAAGGCGGATACTATGTGGTGAAGGGCGCGTATCACCTAACCGCTGGCGTCAGCAGAGTGGTCTACCACATTGGCAGATTCACCTTTAACGTGGTGCGGGCGCCAGATGATTGGCCCCTTACGAATAACGACCTGGAAACCATCGATGGATTGCCGGTGAAAGAAGCCATCCGCCAAGGCCGTGTCAAAGCCGCGCCGTACGTCGTCAAAGGCCGACGCTATGTGCCTATGACGATGGAAGAAGCGCAAAAATACGAGGAAACCGGCACCGCCTCCTGGTATGGCTATGAAACACGCATTCAAAAAGGCGGACACATGACGGCCAATGGCGAAGCTTTTGACCCCCATGGATTCACGGCCGCTCACAAATATCTGCCGCTCCCCATCAACGTAAAAGTGACCAATCTGGAAAATGGCCGATCGATCATCGTCCGAGTCAACGACCGCGGTCCCTTCCCAAGCATCAACAATTCTCACTCCGGCAAACGCATCATCGATCTCAGCGCCGGCGCCGCCAAACGTCTCGGCTTCTACAACAAGGGTCTCGCCAAAGTCCACGTGGAAGTCATCCCCGTAAAATTTGAAACCTGATCCCATTCCGTATTCCCTAGGAATATTTCCCGATTTCAAAAACCCTCCTGATTGGCACACACTACGCCATGAGATTTTTCAAAGAGTTAAGAGTGACGTAGAGGCTGGTTCAAAAAGAAACTAATTGGATTGTCTTTATAGAGGAATTCTTATGTCAGGTAAGAGCTCACGATGCCTTCAACTTCTTGAGGAAGTTGTTCACGAGCTTCAAAGTGGAAAACATGGTTACGTTACACGTGCTATCAGGAAGCTTGAGCTAACAGCAGAACTCCTTGATGATGCTGAACTTTCAAGTTGGTGTAAATTTCATCTAGGCCACTATGTCTTGAAAATTAAAAATTACGAGGGTGGTGAAGCTAAAGAGTATTTTATGAAATTTCTTGCCCCAGCACTAAAGGAAATAAGGGCATCCATTGAGATTGAAGAGTTGAACCCCCGTTTTAATAAAGCTGGTGGAGGGTTTGAAAGCGTCGAAATTATCGAACAAAAGATTGAACAATTTAATAAAAGTAAAACTGGGAACGACGGAACTTATTATCATAATAACCTCATGTCCACCTTGTCATCTGTCGCAAATGCTGCTTCAGTAAGGGCAGCCAGGCTGTATTCGGCGCTTGCATTTGGTGAGATACCAAAGCAACATTTTGATTTTATCCGTGATCGTGTTGACAACCTGCTCTTAGATGTCTGCCCCGATGCAATCGAACAGTTCATGAAGGCCTATGAGAGGCTTAGTTCGGGGAATTCCGAGGACTGGTCCTTAGCTCTTACTGTTTGTCGCCGTGTAATCAAAGCGGTTGCCGATGCCATCTATCCACCAACAACTGCAAAAGCAGGCGACAGGGACCTAGGTGAACCGCAATATATAAATCGCCTCTGGGCCTTTCTTGATGAAAATCTTCCCGCAAGCTCAGATAAAGATTTAGCAAAAGCTCACGTCGATTACCTGGGATCTTTTCTACACCGCTTGGATAGAAAAGCGTCCAAAGGAGTTCATGCGAAAGTAACTCATGAGGAAGCAGTACGATCGGTGCTTTACACTTATTTGACGCTCGGGGACCTACTGGAGTTTGCACCTTTTGAGGTTAGGAAGAAAGTCGCAGGCCCAACTAAAGTAGACCTGAATACAGCTTCACTTGAGGAACTCGCAATAGTTCCAGGAATAACTCGGGGGATTGCAAAGCAAATTGTTAAGCTGAGAATACAAATGCCATTATCTAATGTCGAGGATTTGAAAAAAATTAAAGGTGTTGGGCCCAAGACAGTGGAAAGACTAAAACAGCATGTAGTCACTCTGCCGACTGACCAAAATTCCGGCCAAAAAG containing:
- the rfbA gene encoding glucose-1-phosphate thymidylyltransferase RfbA; translated protein: MKGIILAGGTGSRLYPLTSAISKQILPVYDKPMIYYPLSTLMLAGIRDILIIGTPEHLPLFRQLLKDGRQWGVQFAYAEQPHPGGLAQAFIIGKGFIGQDGVSLILGDNIFYGHGLSSILQQEAQETKGATVFGYLVKDPERYGIVEVDAKGRAIGLEEKPKDPKSHYAVTGLYFYDNQVVDIASQLQPSARGELEITDVNKTYLKQGALRVRLWGRGVAWLDMGTSESLLDAANFIEVMERRQGLKIGCVEEVAYRMGYIDAEQLNRLADDMAGTSYGEYVLRVLNPRGVKPS
- the rfbD gene encoding dTDP-4-dehydrorhamnose reductase, which translates into the protein MKILVVGKQGMLAQELRESFSAAGIDVVGVGRPVMDLCNPDTVRNALLHQTPSFVINAAGYTDVDQAESNPDVAFSVNRDGVQTLTKESHRLDIPLVHVSTDYVFDGKSRRPYREDDPVSPLGVYGRSKWEGEECVRHHQPKHIILRTAWLYSVWGRNFLKTVLRKAMNGEELRIVQDQTGSPTWARDLASAIVIVTKAILDGHHEPWGTYHLCGGGHTTWYGFAKAAVEQAKQVSSFSNKPIVPIMSDDYPAVVKRPAYSVLDSSKIQRVFGIQALPWEDRVHYCIKELMACPDLLRVPSS
- the rfbC gene encoding dTDP-4-dehydrorhamnose 3,5-epimerase, giving the protein MKIVETRLPGVLRIEPQVFGDSRGLFFETWQANRYQKADISGPFVQSNFAQSQRDVIRGLHYQLKHPQGKLVWVTRGEIFDVVVDIRVGSPTFGQWVGEELSDVNHVQLYIPPGFAHGYGVISEIADVQYLCTDFYEPNDEYGIRWDDEMLKITWPISAPTVSEKDRLLPNLKDVSKTTLPLFDLSP
- a CDS encoding DUF6036 family nucleotidyltransferase, whose protein sequence is MLPLNIDKIIQELTQYVRQTGTSVDLILVGELALQAYGLTDRVTMNVDGELVGQLNELVEFLQKRQVPADLGENMSGWSVVAMPPGYRDRTTTFCQDSGLTLRLLAPTDFVIAKLRCGTEIDLEDAEYVVKKFSLSSSDIQKAAESAIAASPKDTALFLFNKTIKVFCQRLETKP
- a CDS encoding ArnT family glycosyltransferase, with the translated sequence MNQKSLQFCVVLGLGLLSVLWHLDISLFVEDEGLYAAIIDRTFTQANPFHLELYGQRYLNKPPLFFWMESLASTYFTPLVGSIEVALRLPESMFSLGTLLLTYHLGVILFSPLAGFWAGVVVATTFLFYWYGRLVLMDPGLTFFMTAGMYCWARAYFLEKQSWWYVVGFVFLAGGTMFKAAHALLLPSLTLLVYFAWQWEWSALRRWPVYVGLFVFLAMVVPYYWVLGPEFRENFFFKESLDRVVTDTIGNQPFHYYLRVMWFDFFPWSVLIPSTFVLLWYARPFGPKSKELFLLVWMLAYFAAFSVAHGKTERYLLPIVPPVALAIGYFYHSVLADPRQKIQCERLLKILLGIFCLVNVVGLVAGPAILEWQRGISLEAFPLPYIMVMIGLTLWLMWHVISSRIHIALKGLGVIAAGWMLGIIGFLLPAMDMAGSPRTMFLETKALLPHPNDFILTFQHWDWRGDEDLYYWQYRHPGANIIGYQKEFGQAVQELRELVIRKGQVVILMTYEQFAKLEGAQVALKVERFRYLNRGKHKIVLVRVVRDSEKIFDTHRRIEDG
- a CDS encoding helix-hairpin-helix domain-containing protein, encoding MSGKSSRCLQLLEEVVHELQSGKHGYVTRAIRKLELTAELLDDAELSSWCKFHLGHYVLKIKNYEGGEAKEYFMKFLAPALKEIRASIEIEELNPRFNKAGGGFESVEIIEQKIEQFNKSKTGNDGTYYHNNLMSTLSSVANAASVRAARLYSALAFGEIPKQHFDFIRDRVDNLLLDVCPDAIEQFMKAYERLSSGNSEDWSLALTVCRRVIKAVADAIYPPTTAKAGDRDLGEPQYINRLWAFLDENLPASSDKDLAKAHVDYLGSFLHRLDRKASKGVHAKVTHEEAVRSVLYTYLTLGDLLEFAPFEVRKKVAGPTKVDLNTASLEELAIVPGITRGIAKQIVKLRIQMPLSNVEDLKKIKGVGPKTVERLKQHVVTLPTDQNSGQKARK
- the rfbB gene encoding dTDP-glucose 4,6-dehydratase — its product is MSGFTPRTILVTGGAGFIGSNFVRYVLYVNNAVKVVNLDALTYAGSEENLVNLPDPNRHTFVHGDICDHDLVSCLLQEHAIDTIVHFAAESHVDRSIAGPEAFIRTNVQGTFTLLEEARKYWLEHQHWDEARCRFHHISTDEVYGTLGPGDPPFTETTSYAPNSPYSASKAAADHFVRAYQHTYLLPTTTTNCSNNYGPYQHSEKFMPTVIRACLKGQPIPVYGDGSNFRDWLYVEDHCVGIWKVIEKGRIGETYNIGGSNHWSNLDIATLLCRTVAKVTGETPDKILSLISFVKDRPGHDWRYAIDSRKIQTELGWQPAHSFEDGIRKTVEWYWERNE
- a CDS encoding septal ring lytic transglycosylase RlpA family protein, which produces MFHRNKTKLSIKLMLLFAGLLLPGCSVIETGWNITKGTVKGGYYVVKGAYHLTAGVSRVVYHIGRFTFNVVRAPDDWPLTNNDLETIDGLPVKEAIRQGRVKAAPYVVKGRRYVPMTMEEAQKYEETGTASWYGYETRIQKGGHMTANGEAFDPHGFTAAHKYLPLPINVKVTNLENGRSIIVRVNDRGPFPSINNSHSGKRIIDLSAGAAKRLGFYNKGLAKVHVEVIPVKFET